ATGGCTATGACTAACGCTATAATGGAATCTACAAAGTAAATACCCTGTAATGTGAAAATTGCCCCGGTAATAACGGAAAAACCTATGAATATATGATTTTTACTGTCCACTGACTGGGAAATAAGGGTTAAATTAGAATTGGTCTTACCCACGTAGCGTTGATAGTAGAACAGGAAAACTGCTGCCATGATGGCGATTCCTTCCACCACTATAACCAAGTATGGCATACCCATGGGGGTCAGTGTTCCATAGTAGGCGCTTATAAGATGGGTAACAGAATCATAACCAATGTTCAAGGAGGCGAAGAATAATCCGAATATCACCAGCAAAGTGGACAGAGTTTCCCGGTGATACTTGATTCCCAGCCACACCATAAAGGCGGAAACCGTATCCATGGTGGCATCAGTACCATCAGCAGTGAGTCCCACACTCCCACTCACCAGACCAGATCCTAGTTTAAGAACGGCCAGAAAAGCATCTAAAAAGGTAGTATTCTTCGCAGCTGCATCTGGTTTGAAAAAATCCTTCCGTACCAGGGCTGCCTTTTTTTCCATATGTTGAACAAATTTTTCAGCCAACTCCAATCCTTCAGGAGTCAGAGAATAAAGACCATCATCCAGTTTCACCCAACCCATTTCAACAAGTTTCTGGCATTCATATGCAGTGGCACCAACTTTTCGAGCAACTCGCCTATCTTCTAATTCGGACCTAAGATGTGCAAATGTGAAAAACAATTTTTCCATTAAAGGTTGGCTCTTTTGAGGTATTTGCTGGTACCAGATAAGTGATAAAAACAGCATTGTTTTATCATCAATCTCTTCTAAACTCAGCGGACCTTCCTTTAGAAGAGCCATCATCAGGAATCTATCATATCCCAATATGGGTTTCTTATCTTTCATTATAATGCACCGAATTCACATAGTAATAAACAAGGGGATTGATATGAGTATTACATTGGTAATGTTGCCTTAACATAAAGTAACAACCCTTGGATTTTAATGTTTCCATTTTACATAATACTGATATCCTATCCATATACTGATGGTATTCACATGGTGCGGAACTAAATGATAAATAAAGATAGAAATACCATTTAATGTAATATAAGAAGGCCTAGCATGATTAGAGTAAATGGATTCCAGTTTAATTTAAGAAAATTTATGAACCGCAAGTAAATAAGTTAAAACTTGGTTCCAAAGTAAAAAAACTTTACATTATGTTAGAAATTGAATAACTTAAAATTAGGTTACAAAGCAAATGACTTAAAAATAGGATAGGATATATCTTTATCCAGAAGGGGGATGTGATTTTTTAAATCGTAATTTTGAATCTTTATAGGGGTAGATCAATTGGTGAAACTGGTAAAATCACAAGTTAAATGCTATAAAAAGAAGACCAAGAAAAATGTGGGAGGTCAGAAGAAGACCTATGAATACAATCAGTATCTGGTTCCCCTTAAAAGGGCGGACAACCTTGATTGCAGTATGGACGTGTTCATCATACCCCAAAGCGATCTTAATGATTTAATTGATGAAAAAGGCGAATTAAAAGATATTTCAGGAGATGAAGACGAATATAAGCGTCATTTGGCTGAATACGAAGCTGAACTTGCAGATCTTGAGTGGAAACACAGCCAACTTTCCAAATCATACAAAGAACTGTTCAAAAAACATAATAAAATCCGTAAAAAGAACCAGGAACTTGAAAATAAGGTTGAAAGTCTGGGAAACGACCGAGAAAAGCTCATCAGTGTCTTGAAAAAAGTGAAAGATACCAGAATGAAAGAAAACACAGAAGGTCCCAAAACCATTCCTCAAAAATCTGCAAAACAGACTTCCTCTGGACAGGTAACTGTAAAAGGGAAATTTGGGGGTAAAACCCAAAAAAGTACCTCTAAAGCCGATAAAACAGAAATTAATCCGGATAAAAAAGGCACAGAAAATAAAAAGGCCGAAGAAATCAAAGAAAACAGGGATGATAAAGATATCTGGACAGTTCTACGCAGCCGCTTAACCAAAAAAGAGGAAGATGAAAAATAGGGAAAAATTAATATTTTTTTCAAAGAAATAAAATTTTTACAACACATGACGGGTGTTTAAAATCCAGCAAAGTCTGATAGATGGTGAAAAACCCAAAACAAAATCCAAAACTCACCCTGACATCTCTCAGGTTATGATTATCCAGGGGCGCAACAACTTCCCGATAAGCTGGCTGAATAAACAGGGTTACTGTGAATACAGCATATTTCTGGAAAATGTTCAAAGAATAGAAGTTAAACCCACCAGAAACATGGTGGTAGGGACCAGGGAACACGCCAGATTAGAAGAAGAATTCTCACGTGATGCCGAACCTGCCACATTTGAAGAGATGATTGAAACATCAAAAACTGCAGAATTACTCTCCAGAGAACTACCAGTAATCTCCGAACATTACGGAATCAGAGGATTCATCGATGAGGTGTGGATGACCCCTGATGAATTCGTTATCATCGATGATAAACCAGGAACAAAGGCATTCTCTTCATCAATTCACCAAGTCTTTGGATATTGCCTGGCATTCAAAGACACAGTGCAAGATGATAGAAAGATAATAGCCTCCCTGAGGGAAAGGGGAACTGATA
This is a stretch of genomic DNA from Methanobacterium petrolearium. It encodes these proteins:
- a CDS encoding CRISPR-associated protein Cas4 — translated: MQQSLIDGEKPKTKSKTHPDISQVMIIQGRNNFPISWLNKQGYCEYSIFLENVQRIEVKPTRNMVVGTREHARLEEEFSRDAEPATFEEMIETSKTAELLSRELPVISEHYGIRGFIDEVWMTPDEFVIIDDKPGTKAFSSSIHQVFGYCLAFKDTVQDDRKIIASLRERGTDNIFWSAYFDQRAENDIISLINRVHNLILGKEEFIPTQNPRKCRSCRLKSKCDKKALPR
- a CDS encoding cation transporter, giving the protein MKDKKPILGYDRFLMMALLKEGPLSLEEIDDKTMLFLSLIWYQQIPQKSQPLMEKLFFTFAHLRSELEDRRVARKVGATAYECQKLVEMGWVKLDDGLYSLTPEGLELAEKFVQHMEKKAALVRKDFFKPDAAAKNTTFLDAFLAVLKLGSGLVSGSVGLTADGTDATMDTVSAFMVWLGIKYHRETLSTLLVIFGLFFASLNIGYDSVTHLISAYYGTLTPMGMPYLVIVVEGIAIMAAVFLFYYQRYVGKTNSNLTLISQSVDSKNHIFIGFSVITGAIFTLQGIYFVDSIIALVIAIGIFKDTTDLLQEAILARRGEEEDYSHYKLPLEETWEGNKMMAFQNWILYILWSGQEKTRPEIVSSLKTVFSPDNYIPVLSELNASVKEVHDFDEIFDDLVIPLEKEELLILEEEIYALSDAGSKYLENFISNFDYYDVHTSDTILLAMAEDSSNQQ